The Cryptococcus gattii WM276 chromosome D, complete sequence region TTTTCCTACAAGAGTATCAGTACTGGGTCAGATGTCAGTTTGGCGAAGACGACCCACCCTAATCTCGTTGACGTGAGCACCACCACGGCCGATGATGATACTGGCGTCCTGAGTAACAATAAGAGATCGCATCGAGATTTGTTGAGGTCCGGGGTCAGGTTTAGCAGGAGCTGTGGGTTCGGAGGTAGGTGCGGCCTTTGGTGAGCCCTCGTTTCTGTTTCTGTGAGTGACAACCCTCTCTCCTTAGACAACCAACTTACTGCATGTCTACATCGGCCATCTTGTTTTGGTCCTGCTTTGGTCGTTTGGCGCTATCTTCTGCGTTGTCTGGAGAGGCAGGTCGTTTTGCGGTAGTGGCAGTGGTGGGTGTAGCGGTTGGGGAGGCTTCAGGGGGTGCGGTGGCAGAAGGGGAAGCGGACATGGGTGTTTTCTTTAGTGATGGACTTTCGTTACGTTTGTTTGGTGTTACTACAGCGTGAACCTTGGAACGCGCGTAAGTGAAAGGACGGCGTTTCGGCATTTTCGTGTCAGTGGCGGGATGCCTAATGTTCGACGCGTATATTATAAGACGCGCGCAGTGCTTTTTTTTCCGGGCCGGTGAGTATAATTATTAGTATGTGGCAAGACGAGACAACAAATTGGAAGCAACGCCATATGAGTAGAAATGAGAAAATGAGTATGAATCGCTCGCTGCTACGACCTCCCACAATGAACGTTTCAGATGCTTCGTGCGATTGTCTACAGTCGTAAAGGAGGGGGGTAGTGTTTTCTTATCTTCAATGGTGGTTACGCATTCCAAGTGTAGTAGTTCAATTCCTGCTGTCTCTCCGTCTAATACCGCTATGCTACTTTGTCTCTATCTCTACCGTCTGTTTTTTCCCTGTTACGTACTTGAGTGTGTAATTATAACTTCGTCGGCACTTGGCTCCATGAATCATACTATAGTATAGTAGGTTCTTTGAACTGTTCACAACAACATTAACTACTAATATTATAAgtaataaataataatattCTTCTTGATCGGCGCTTTCCAACTGACGTGGCATTCTGCGATGATGCCGAAGAAGGCACCATTGCACTACAACTATGCCATGCTCGCTACATTTTCAGGTATCCCCATGTGAGCCATATATCTTCCACCCTGCTCCTTGCTTGCCACCCACCACCcgttcttcttccttccttgttattttcatcttctttcacccccgctttccttcttccttctcacCACATATCTCACCCATCGTCCACCTATACCCGTCCATCGTCCCGGACTGCATAATCGCTTTGCATCAACACTCAAGGCGCCCAAACACGTCCCCACGCTTTTCTTCCGCCCATCCAGCTATTTCCCACAAAAAAGACGCGTCATTGATCAATCTTGTCTTGTTCGACATTTTTCTCTGGCTTTCAAGACCAACCAAGGCTTCTTTCTACCactttccctcttcccccgGCCTTTTAGCTTAGACGCCTGAGCTTGACTGGGCGACAATCCCAAACActtctccttttcattTAGGTTTATTTCTACGGGAAAGACAAACCACCTCATCTATACTGTCTCATTCAACCATCCTCTGTGCCGACATTTCTTCCTGCTTCACCAAAAAACAAGATTCAAGTCTAGTTTCAACCGAAGCAATTCAAAAGTTTATCTCCAACGTTTCCAGCTGTATTGGAAACGAAAAGGGCGCGTCATTCCGCATCTCATCTTGATCAACTTTACTTCTGATCCACCGAGACCAGTCAAGGCGAAGGCTTACTCTAGGCCAATCTTCATCATTACCCACGCTAAACCTGCCTTTTTTACTGGGCATAACCGTCCCGCAGTCCCCAAGCTCCTTCTCTTCGTTTAAGTTTCATTCCCACggtaaaaaaaaaaagggatCTACTTTTCAGTACTGCCTGATTCAACCATCAACTGGTAAACCCTCTTTGCTCTAccaaaagaagaagttAAGGCTTTCCTTTACCGATAAACGTCAAGCCATCCCTCTGGGCTCATCAACTTGGCCCACGAAATCACCTCCGTCTATATCCGaattcttcttcccttgCTTCAGCTGCACGCTGTCACCGCGGAAAGGTGTGGATCTCATTTCTTCTGTCTCTAGTTTTCAGCCGTACCAACACTCAAACCTAGTGAATTAGGATGCCGCTCCTCAAACGCAAACCCGTTCACCTCACACCCCTTCCATCCCTTTCTGCCGTCCTTCAGCCAATACCTGcctcatcttccacttccGACCCCTCTCAAACCCAAGCACCAGCCCAGCTCACTCATGAACAGCTTCAGCAGTTCATGCCGCCAGATGGAAAAGACGACGCAGAGCAGCTGGAAAAGCTGTTGGCTGTTTTCAGAGGGGAGTTCACCAATGGCCAGACGACGGTGGTGGGGAAGAAATCGAAGGGAAAGGCTGTCGCTCCGAATTCGAATATGGTGAATGGGGAGAGTCCACAAGATAGTGAACCTTCGGCAACTGTGCAGGAAGACCCTGCTGTTGCCTGGCGGATCCACGATCGTGACTGTTGGTACATCCCAGAGACTGGCGAAATCTTTACAGACTACGAGTCGTACTCTACAAGAAAGGCATTTTATGATCAACAGATCTTCCAATGTGAAGGTGAGTTGTGCTTTATCAGTTCATGGCTGACGTATCAAGTATCCGGCAAGTCGTCAATGCCTTACCTGGACGCTTTACGATCAGAACAGAAGGAAATTCGTCAGCTGCATACCCGATTCCCTAAGCAATTGAAAAAGGCCGTTTTGAGTGCCGTTCAGTTCCGTAAGTCGGCCTTGACCAGACCAAGCTGACAAAACAGAAATTGAAGGGAAGCTGGAGAACCTCGCGGATAAGATCTTTGAAAGGTTTCATAATCGATTCTTCGACGATGAGAGTGCGTTAACTTTCCCTCCATGTGACTGACGCTAACACGTCGCAGGGGTATTCGTAGACGTTCAAGGCGACAAATACCTCGCAACGATCGTCAAAACGGTTCCCCCCTCGCCTTCTCTCACCTTAATCCCATCGACTTCCAACGGCCTTACCCTCGAAACCCACCCCCTCGCGATCGATCTCAACCTCCCTTCAGAAGAAGTACTAGAGAAAGACGACCCGGGACAGTACATCTACATCGTAAAACTAGTCGAGGACGGTGTAGAAGACGATAGCCAAGAGAATACGCTGCAAGTCACCGCCGACAAGATCTCACGGGACCGTATCAACTTTTCTCGCGCGATGCTCAAACGATTCATCCGGGATTGCGTCGAGCGTGATGCGGCGGTGTACTCGCCGTGGATCGTGAAGCCTGCCGTGGCGCGTCGATGGGGTATCCCCATGGAAATGTCGGAATCGACCCGGTTGTTCATCTCGTCTTACAGAGAACGCCAGATGGGGAAGCGGAAGCGTGAGAGGGAGGAAAGGTTGGGCTTGAACgtcgaggatgaggaggtAGAAGAGAAACCAAAAACGAAGAAGCAAatgaaggaggaggaaaagaggacaagggaggaggagaaagcgaagaagaaagaagaggagagaagattgaaggaagaggaggaggagaggaagaggaaaaagcAGATGAAGTGGCCTAACGAAGGTGAGTTATACGatttggagatggaagcTAATGAAACTAGACTTGCTCGTGGAATGgtcagaagaagatgtgAATGTGAGACCACAACTCATCAAGACGTTACCGTTTGGCGATCAATTCGAAAAGTTTTTGAATTCTTGGAGTTTCTTGAACGTCATGGGCACACCCCTCAATCTCTCACCGTTCACAATCGATGACTTTGAACAGTCTCTCTATCACAATACATCGCCCTCGCCACCACTTATTGCGGAGATCCACGCTTGCCTTCTCTCTGTTCTCATCGCCGATGCTGCGTCTGGCCACTCTCCCGTTCGCCCCATATCCGCCACAGGCCGGCAGCCGGAAGACGACAGAGATTACTGGGAAGGCGAAAAGGGTGCAACGACTGAAACCCTCAGTCCGGTGGCTGAGAAGCTCGCACAGTCTTGGAAAGACTCCGAAATCCCATTGAGAGATAATCGAAGAGGATGGGAGGCTGCGTTGGTTGGGTGCTTATGGGAACGAGCGAGTTTGGAGAGCCTGCCAAATTTTTTGGATAATATCCTTCACCTCACATTTGAACCGAAACCGGCACCTACCCGCCCGACGTGGTCTACAGGTCCTTCGTCatccacctcttcttccggCCTTGGACTAGTACCTGCAAAGATCCCCAATAGGTACCCGACATTGCACCATTTACACAAACTGGACATCATCGCCTTCCTGATTGAGCTCGTGGGTCAGACAGAAAGGGTAAGAGGGTTCATGGAGGAGAGCATCTCTGCGTTGACAGAAGTAAGGAAGGAGCAAGTCGACGTGAAGAGGGAGGTAAGGAGAGTGCAGGCTGAGAGGGAAGGTCTGGAGCCAAAGACTGAAGGCGTAGATGCcggagaaggagaagcaGGGATGGATGTGGACGTGGATGTCAAGGTTAACGGCCATATCAATGGAAgtggagaaggggaagacGAGCTGGAAGATGAGCTTGACACTGAGATGCGCCTACCCGAAGATGACACTTACTCTGCTCTCTCGTCACCTCCATCCACCGACCACGGACATCACACTCAAACTGCCGCTTCTCGTCGCCGCGCCATGGCTGAAAAGGCCCGCGAGCGTGCTGCCGAAGAAGCGATGCATCGCGAGCGTGCAATCAAGGAACGCGAAGAAGTTCGTCTGTCAAAATACAATGCCAGCGAAAAGAAACGTCTccttgaagaagaggaagtgcTGGCCGCCAAGCTTAAGAAGCTCGATTACGAGTTCCGATCGCATATCTGGACATTACGCTCCAAGCCCCTCGGATTGGACAGGTTTGGGAACAAGGTCTGGTGGCTCGATGCGCAAGGTTCCGCGCCAATGCTTGCGCCCGACGGTAAATTGGCATATGGAACGGGACGGTTGTATATCCAGGGGATTGATGAGCCAGAGGAGACGTATTACCTCAGTGTTGCGAATGCGGTGTTGGAAGGAATGGGAGTaaaggaagaggtgaaGTCGGAGGATGtagagaaaaggaggaagatggaagagggGGGCAAGTTGGGCAGGGGTGAGTGGGGATGTTATGACGATGTTGAACAGGTGAGTTTGGATTTTCTTACCATCGATGATCGACAGGAGCTTATTCGCTCTCTGCTTTCAGGTGCGCGAATTCATGCGATGGCTTAACCCAAAGGGTATCCGTGAAAAAGATCTCCTTAAAGCGCTTACGTTCTGGCAACCCGAGTTGTTGGGTGGTATCGCCAGGCGAAGGCAGGTCATGGGTCTTGTGAGTCAAATCTTTGTCTAATCTATCTTGCCATTACAAGGGTTAGGTAACTGACGCCTTGCCCTCTAGGATGGACAGTCAGAGCCTGAAGAGCCTGCCAGACGGACGAGGCCAACAAGAAGAGCCGCcggggatgatgaggagaaggggtACATAGGGTGGAGGAACCGCCGTGCGGGTGGGAAAGAGTAGTGCCTGATTTAAGTTTATTTTTTTCTATTATTTCTTGGCATGACATTCCTCTTTTTCATATACGATATTTCATGGTTAGAAGAACTCTGCATGAAAACGATGAACTCTGCGTCTTGGGGGGATGGCGAGGCAGAAATTTATGACGTAATCACTATCCAAAAATAAAAAGCAGCCAGCAGTATAGTGTACCGTCTATGTAGGCCGAGAACGAATCAATTCCTCTTACAGGCTTCTCCTGCCACGCACAAGCTGACAGATACTCTAAGCCCAGCGTTAATTATTATCTTTGCGAACAAGGTTCGTGATtgtaataataattaaatgacattattattattgaCTAAGAAATGACCTTTTCATTCAGAACTTTTTGATTCATCTGTAGAGACCCATCATCGTGCAGACAGTTACGCAAGCACCAATGACGGAATTGATGGGATATTCCGCTCGGTCTCTGAGCGAGGTGGTGATGGGGAGAGTGATAATTCTGACGAAATAATGAAGCTTCGGGAGGATGAAAGGAGGTTGTATTTGACGAACGAATCACTATGTTTTGGAAAAGGATTCCATTTTTTTATAATATACATATTAAGCCGGGAAGTTTTTGCCGTGTTGCTCAAACagctggaagaagagtatAATGATAACGACTCAAATTTGACTGTCGAACAAAACGTACATAACAGGAATCATGGCCACGGTATTTCGGTTGTCGAATTAGATCTCTACAGCGTATATTTATTGTATGGCGGCCATTATCGTCGGTGTATGCAAATTAATGTGGCTCTGACTGGCTTTGTACTTTCTTTCATGCTCCTCAAATTCTACGGCCATTGTTCTTTCTTCAACTCTACCTgtcttcatcctttccaTCTGTAAGTTATTAACTGAACCGTGGTCCATGTGCATCAAACGTGGATCAATAACGTGTTACTCCGATTGTATACAACACGGTGTCTGTTGATCCAGCACATGCTTTTTCAATCGGTGTCGCCATTAAATTTCTCGTCCAGACACCATTATTCTGTAATACTATATTGACCTTTTGCACCAGATTTCAATATTGAATCTCTGGATCTGTCCGCCCACTAATTCTTGACAACAAGAGCAACGTTATGATCAGAGCCATGACCCAATCTCACGTTCGTCCAGCTCTCCTTCccaatcttcttctttcagGTACTCACTCAACGACATCAATCGTTCTTTTTCATTCCCACCTGTCCTTTTACCGTCTTCAATCAAGCTCTTCACCGCTGGATCTGTTCTCGACGAGTGTGAATGCGGATGATCGCTAAACCTTCCGAACAGTTTGATTCCTTTCGCCATTCCCACCTTCTTCAGCCCTTCCATTACCTTTTGCTGTATtgcctcttcctccacaGGTTTATTGTATCCTAGCCACTTTGCTCTGAAACATCCCGTGTTCACCAACGTTATCCTCGTCCTTGGGTACTTTTTCCTCAACGCAGCTAGCAGTAACaccatctcttttctcACTTGACGCCATGGACTCACTTCGATAGTGTGCAATCGTTTGGATCGCTTGGCCCCTTGGTGAAAGATGATGACAATATCGCGAAGATCGCGGATACTCGTGCTAAGGAGAACGGAGGCTTCAAAGCTCCCCGGTCGGAAGGCGATGGGGTTGGCGTTGGTTTTGAGGACGAGTACTAGTTTCTTGGGTGCTTTGGTTAATAGCCTTTCATGGCCTTTCCACGAACAGAACCATCGCTGGTAATAAGGGTCGTAGCATGGTCCGATAAAGACGATCTTTTCGGAAGCAGGTAATCTGGGAGCATAATTCTCGTATCCCgcatcttcatcctcaaacTTTGACGGTACCCCTGTAGAAGACATATAGCCACATAATGAGTCGAGGTGTATCCGGATAACCTTTACTTTATTGAACAGCTCGAGGAAACGGTGCTCCCGCCGATACAGTGCTAGCGCCCACCCAAAATTCCGAAAATAGAAATCCATCACACGAGTCATACCTCTCAACTCTGCAGAGAGATTTGGGAATGGTGGAGGCTTGAGCAGCCCAAAACTGATAATCTCTCGGGTCGTAGGCCCAAAGTAGTGGGTTTTGAGAGGTGATTTCGATTGGAGGCCAACGGGGATTTGATACCACAGTGGATTGAGAGCGAGCGGAGATAAAGTTCGGCATGTGAGCGCGATGGCCCGGAGTGTTGATGGGCTGTCGATAAGGTGGGAGATAATCTGTTCAAATATCTCTTGTGGGAAGATGGGTGGAGAGGTTGGGATGCTAATGCTCGTGGTTGGGTTTGGGGCGGCCTTCGGGGAACATGGAGTCATTAGTTCGTATAATGGATGTGATAAGGGCAACGTCACTCGCTGATACTACACTCACAGAACGAGATGGTTTGATGGCTATGAGGGTCTTCTTGAAGAGATTATGAGATGAGACCATAGTAAAGTGAGTCAGGTATGTAAGTGGAATAGAAAGGGGGAATGCTATGTTGCCAGCTCGAACTCGACACAGGGTCTTCAAGCTGTTCGCAGGGTTTCTGCGCTGATAAGCAAAAGATTTCACTTGGCAGCCCGTTGCTGATAACTAATAATAAAATAATCGTCATTCATCGTCGAAGCCGGCGGGCATCGCCGTCCCACGGGGCCCAGTGCTTAACTGCGGCAACTAAACTGGTTCAGGGGACTTCTTTAAATCATCCCATTTGCTGCCAATTGGCTGACATCCACAACGTATACTTCACTCCACAGCCTCCAGCACCAGCGGCGAGCAAACTGATACGGTTCATATAGTTAACGGATTCAGATTGCACAATATAAATGGCTCATACATGGAGACTGGATGAGCTCTAGAAACAAGTTACGTCGCTTGGGTCTCCTCTAACGCTCTATTCAGCCTCTAATTTGCTGAATTGATAACTTTTTTGCTTGAGGGAAACAGACCTAATATCACTTTAGTCTCGAGCATCTTCCCTATCTTCTGTCCATAtctctcctcatctctcttttctcttgTAGAAAGACTTGTGACCCTTTTGAGAAAAGCGCCCCCCCTAAAAAGTTGAAGGTGAAAGGAGGTGAGGTAATGGGCCAACTACTCAAACTTAAGGTTACGGGCGTCAAGGTCAAGAAGATTGGAATGACGCTTGCCGATTTCAGAGGACCTGGG contains the following coding sequences:
- a CDS encoding uncharacterized protein (Similar to TIGR gene model, INSD accession AAW45765.1), whose amino-acid sequence is MPLLKRKPVHLTPLPSLSAVLQPIPASSSTSDPSQTQAPAQLTHEQLQQFMPPDGKDDAEQLEKLLAVFRGEFTNGQTTVVGKKSKGKAVAPNSNMVNGESPQDSEPSATVQEDPAVAWRIHDRDCWYIPETGEIFTDYESYSTRKAFYDQQIFQCEGELCFISSWLTYQVSGKSSMPYLDALRSEQKEIRQLHTRFPKQLKKAVLSAVQFRKLENLADKIFERFHNRFFDDERVFVDVQGDKYLATIVKTVPPSPSLTLIPSTSNGLTLETHPLAIDLNLPSEEVLEKDDPGQYIYIVKLVEDGVEDDSQENTLQVTADKISRDRINFSRAMLKRFIRDCVERDAAVYSPWIVKPAVARRWGIPMEMSESTRLFISSYRERQMGKRKREREERLGLNVEDEEVEEKPKTKKQMKEEEKRTREEEKAKKKEEERRLKEEEEERKRKKQMKWPNEDLLVEWSEEDVNVRPQLIKTLPFGDQFEKFLNSWSFLNVMGTPLNLSPFTIDDFEQSLYHNTSPSPPLIAEIHACLLSVLIADAASGHSPVRPISATGRQPEDDRDYWEGEKGATTETLSPVAEKLAQSWKDSEIPLRDNRRGWEAALVGCLWERASLESLPNFLDNILHLTFEPKPAPTRPTWSTGPSSSTSSSGLGLVPAKIPNRYPTLHHLHKLDIIAFLIELVGQTERVRGFMEESISALTEVRKEQVDVKREVRRVQAEREGLEPKTEGVDAGEGEAGMDVDVDVKVNGHINGSGEGEDELEDELDTEMRLPEDDTYSALSSPPSTDHGHHTQTAASRRRAMAEKARERAAEEAMHRERAIKEREEVRLSKYNASEKKRLLEEEEVLAAKLKKLDYEFRSHIWTLRSKPLGLDRFGNKVWWLDAQGSAPMLAPDGKLAYGTGRLYIQGIDEPEETYYLSVANAVLEGMGVKEEVKSEDVEKRRKMEEGGKLGRGEWGCYDDVEQVREFMRWLNPKGIREKDLLKALTFWQPELLGGIARRRQVMGLDGQSEPEEPARRTRPTRRAAGDDEEKGYIGWRNRRAGGKE
- a CDS encoding Hypothetical Protein (Similar to TIGR gene model, INSD accession AAW45764.1); this translates as MVSSHNLFKKTLIAIKPSRSAAPNPTTSISIPTSPPIFPQEIFEQIISHLIDSPSTLRAIALTCRTLSPLALNPLWYQIPVGLQSKSPLKTHYFGPTTREIISFGLLKPPPFPNLSAELRGMTRVMDFYFRNFGWALALYRREHRFLELFNKVKVIRIHLDSLCGYMSSTGVPSKFEDEDAGYENYAPRLPASEKIVFIGPCYDPYYQRWFCSWKGHERLLTKAPKKLVLVLKTNANPIAFRPGSFEASVLLSTSIRDLRDIVIIFHQGAKRSKRLHTIEVSPWRQVRKEMVLLLAALRKKYPRTRITLVNTGCFRAKWLGYNKPVEEEAIQQKVMEGLKKVGMAKGIKLFGRFSDHPHSHSSRTDPAVKSLIEDGKRTGGNEKERLMSLSEYLKEEDWEGELDEREIGSWL